The sequence below is a genomic window from Quadrisphaera setariae.
CTTCGACGACGACGACGAGGCCGTCCGCGCCGCCAACGACACCTGGAGCGGCCTGGGCGGCTCGGTGTGGACCGAGGACCCGGAGGCGGCCACGCGCATCGGCAACCGCCTGGCCGTCGGCTACGTGTGGGTCAACGACCACGGCGCCAACCGCCTCGACCTGCGCGCGCCCTTCGGCGGCATGAAGCAGTCGGGCATGGGCCGCGAGCAGGGCATCGCCGGTGTCCGCGCCTTCCAGGACACCCGGTCCGTGGCGCGCGCCGCGGCGCCCGACGCCTGACGGACGGCGGGGGCCGGCGCGCCGCGCACGGCATGCTGGCCCCCGCCCGCGCCGGCGCGCCCCGCCCGGCCCCGACCCCCGGGAGAGCCGTGCCCGACGCCCCCGACGACGCCGTGCTGGAACCGCTGCCGCGGACCCTCCCCGCCGACGCGTTCACGCCGCGGCTGCTCGCCCTGGTGAGCAACGCGCTCGTCTACCGGGAGTCGACGCTGCTCAAGGCCGAGTTCGGGCTGGGCACCAACGACTGGCGCGTCCTCGCGTCACTGGCCGTGCGTCCGGGCATGACGGGCGCCGAGCTCAGCGACTTCCTCGGCACCGCCGAGGCGCTGGTCTCGCGGAGCAACCGCGTGCTCACCGAGCGGGGCCTCATCACCAGCAGCGGCGGCCCGGGGCGTTCGCGGCACCACTACCTCACCGCCGAGGGGGCGCGGTTGCACGACCTCATGCTCCCGGTCTCCGCCGCAGGCCAGGACGTCGTGCTGGAGGGCCTCTCGCCAGCGGAGGTGGAGCACCTCAACACCGTGCTGCGGGGCATGCTCGCGAGGCTGCGCACAGCCGGCCCCCACCCCCACTCCCCATGATCACGGGCGGTGGTGTTGGCAGCGTCCATGATCACGGACGGGGGTGGTCACAGGTGACCGCGGGTGTGCTGGGGGGTGACGACCCGCGGCCACCTGGTGCCTCGGGGCTCCTGCGACCCTCGGGGAGCACTCAGGAGCACGCGCTCAGGGGTGGGTGGCGCGGAACTGCTGGGCCCACTCGGCCGTGGCCCGCAGGCCACCGAAGGTGTAGAGGTGCAGCTTGACCTCGCCGTGGACGGCCGGGTCCAGCTGGGCCGCCACCGCCTCGAGGAACCGGTCCGGGCCGGCGGTGCCGAGCAGGTTGGTCAGCGACAGGCCGTACTTCTTGGCGATGCCCGCGCTGGTGCCCACGCCGAAGCGCTTGGCGTAGCCCAGCAGCCGCTTGATCCCGGCCGGCCCGGGCACGCCCACGCGCACCGGGAGGTCGACACCGCGCGCGCGGACGGCGGCGAGGTAGGTGAGCACCGCGTCGGCGTCGAAGCCGAACTGCGTGATGACCGTCCCGGGCAGCTGCTGCTCGCGCAGCGCGGCGTGCTTGCCCTCCAGCGCCTGCCACAGGACGGGGTCGCCGATG
It includes:
- a CDS encoding MarR family winged helix-turn-helix transcriptional regulator gives rise to the protein MPDAPDDAVLEPLPRTLPADAFTPRLLALVSNALVYRESTLLKAEFGLGTNDWRVLASLAVRPGMTGAELSDFLGTAEALVSRSNRVLTERGLITSSGGPGRSRHHYLTAEGARLHDLMLPVSAAGQDVVLEGLSPAEVEHLNTVLRGMLARLRTAGPHPHSP
- a CDS encoding methylenetetrahydrofolate reductase; translated protein: MTGKDVEKLDEARSALPAGTRINVTYLANEDLPMRVAASAAVKDWGFVPVPHVSARRLASQAQLEEFLTELQRVGATEELFVVGGDPATPEGPYEDSLAVIRSGLLQRYGVQRVSVSGYPEGHPDIGDPVLWQALEGKHAALREQQLPGTVITQFGFDADAVLTYLAAVRARGVDLPVRVGVPGPAGIKRLLGYAKRFGVGTSAGIAKKYGLSLTNLLGTAGPDRFLEAVAAQLDPAVHGEVKLHLYTFGGLRATAEWAQQFRATHP